AATAATATTTACCATCTTTTTCTATTATATTTTCCGAAGAAATCTTTTTTAAAAAGTTTAGTACATAGTCTATATTACTTTCATTTATCTGACTTACATCAACTTTTCTAAAGCCGACAGGGATCTGAGTTGGTAATGGAGATACAATCTCTACAACTCCATCAATTTTCTTTAATCTATTTTCATATTCTCTTATCTTTTTAATTCCTTCTAAAGAATATGGACTAACATTAAATTCAATCAGTAAATTAAGCTGATCTTTTGATGAAAAATCCTTTTCAATTTCGTTTAATATATCTTCATACTTTGAATTTTTAGGCATAAATAAAGTAAAGTCAGTATTAAAACGAATTCTAAATACACCAATAAGTGATATAATATTAATTAAAATCAAAAGAACTAGTAGCTTTTTTCTATGTTTTTCATAAAAATCTACTATCTTATCCATGTTTAACACTCCTTGATAAATTTTATTAAATTTAAAATTTCAACTTCGGTAGTTCCTCCCGATTTTACACTTCTATCAATAAAGTATAGTCTTTTAATTATATCTTTTAATTTCTCTTCTGAATAAATTAAAAGATGATTTACTGGTTCAAATTTCTGACCTTTAAATTTAAATCCTAAAAATCTTGCAACTTTTGGAGAAGGAATTTTTAATTCTTTTGACAGTTTTGAAATCTCTGGCCAGGAAAATGAGGTTTTCTTTTTTGTGTATGCAAAAATTCTGAATAAAGAAATAAAATGAGATGAAAGTGTGTAAACAATTATAATTGGCTCATAGTCGTTTACCACGTCTTTTAACAATCTAAATGATTCTTCTTTCATCTCAGAAATTGCAAAGCAAAAATCATCCAACTTTGAAAGTGTATATTTATGAATCACATCTTTTAAAATATCTAAATTTAAATTTTTTTCAAAAACTTTTAATTTTTTTATTTCATTGTAAAGTGCAAACTCATCAGGCCCAACATTTTCAAATAAAAAGTCAATTATTTCTCCTTTTACTTCAAGACCATGTTCTTTTAACATTTCAGAAATTAAATTTTTCCATTTTTCTTCTTCCCAAACATTGGGAAGTTTAAACTCTTCTCCTGAAATACCTTTTATTTTTTTCTGTGTCCTTAGAATAAGATAAACATCATCTAAAATAAGTAATGATAAAATTTCTTTTTTCTCTGATGCCTTAAATTTTTCAAAATCCACAACATCAACTACCGTTTTTTTAGAAAACAAACCTATATTCGATACTTTTTCTTTTATAATCTCTAATCTATCTGTGTAATCTGAATATACCCTCACATATTCTGCATTAAGCTTACTTACCAGTTCCTTTACATATTCTTCTTTTTTTAACTCGGAATTCCCCGATAAATTGATAATTGGCATTCTAATCACCTCAAAGTGTATTATAACATCAATTTTATATTATAATATTAACCAAGAGGAGGAAAAATATGAAAGGTAAAATTATTCAAATTTTAAACAAGCATAACTTAAAAGCAAACCCAAAACAAATTGAAAACTTCTACAAAATTATTGATAAAGAAGATATAGATGATAAAACATTAGAAAATCTTGTTCTAATGAACTTAACTATTGGTGAATCTTACTTTTTTAGAGATAAAGAAATACTGGAAAAACTCAAAAATATTTTAAAAACAAAAAAATTCTGGAAAATACTAAGTGTCGGATGCTCCAGAGGGGAAGAAGTTTATACACTTTCGTTTATTGCACAAGAATTAGACATAAATATGGAAATTACAGGAATTGATATAAATAAAGAAAGAATTAAGCAAGCAAGAGAAGGAAAATACAAAAACTGGAGTGTAAGATTTTTAAACAAGGAGCAAATTGAAAAATATTTTGAAATAAAAGATGGATATTTTTACGTAAAAGAACAATATAGAAAAAATGTAAATTTTGAAAATTTAAATATATTAGATTTAAATAATACAGATAAAAAATTTGATATAATATTTTTAAGAAGGGTGTTGATTTACATTTCAAACCCAGAAAAAATTATAGAAAAAATATACTCATTATTAAAAGATGATGGATATTTAGTAATAGGACTTGGTGAATATTTTCCGGACTTGTTTAAGTATTTTTCTCCGCTTCTTCCAATATCAAGTTCTATACTAGTTAAAAATCCTAAAAAGATCGAAAACAAACAGATTCACAAAAAAGTTTTGTCTGAAATAAAAAAACAAAAAATAGAACTAAATCTTGAAGAAAGTATAGTAATTTTGGAAAAATATATAGAAAAAAAAGAATTTGATTCCGCATACAAAATGGTAAAACAGCTTTCAAAGAAATTCCCTCTCGCATTTATAGTA
This genomic stretch from Thermosipho africanus Ob7 harbors:
- a CDS encoding CheR family methyltransferase, which codes for MKGKIIQILNKHNLKANPKQIENFYKIIDKEDIDDKTLENLVLMNLTIGESYFFRDKEILEKLKNILKTKKFWKILSVGCSRGEEVYTLSFIAQELDINMEITGIDINKERIKQAREGKYKNWSVRFLNKEQIEKYFEIKDGYFYVKEQYRKNVNFENLNILDLNNTDKKFDIIFLRRVLIYISNPEKIIEKIYSLLKDDGYLVIGLGEYFPDLFKYFSPLLPISSSILVKNPKKIENKQIHKKVLSEIKKQKIELNLEESIVILEKYIEKKEFDSAYKMVKQLSKKFPLAFIVWKYKAYIELELNLKNDAKKSLKRALILNNKDEEIWQLKYAIEE
- a CDS encoding DNA polymerase III subunit delta; amino-acid sequence: MPIINLSGNSELKKEEYVKELVSKLNAEYVRVYSDYTDRLEIIKEKVSNIGLFSKKTVVDVVDFEKFKASEKKEILSLLILDDVYLILRTQKKIKGISGEEFKLPNVWEEEKWKNLISEMLKEHGLEVKGEIIDFLFENVGPDEFALYNEIKKLKVFEKNLNLDILKDVIHKYTLSKLDDFCFAISEMKEESFRLLKDVVNDYEPIIIVYTLSSHFISLFRIFAYTKKKTSFSWPEISKLSKELKIPSPKVARFLGFKFKGQKFEPVNHLLIYSEEKLKDIIKRLYFIDRSVKSGGTTEVEILNLIKFIKEC